A section of the Streptomyces sp. Je 1-369 genome encodes:
- a CDS encoding ABC transporter substrate-binding protein — protein MTARSICRTTAGKSAKSRMATVGAIAVAGALLLTGCGDQTDSANEGGGKKNNAPLFDKLPKKIQNKGVIKVGTDAQYAPMEFEEGGKIVGIDPDLAAALGKELGVEFTFTSGTFDGLVTSLNSGRQDVVMSAMSDTKKRQQGLDDKGKKVGTGVDFVDYFMSGVSLLVKKGNPEGIESMDDLCGEKVAVQRGTIYEDTFKAQSTKCKKDGKKAIDIGAFENDAEAQTRVKSGGAVADLNDSPVSQHIAKTAGGGKEFEVTGGITDAGPFGIAVSKKNPELRDALKAALDAIIKNGEYEKVLAKWQVKDSAVKKATVNAGK, from the coding sequence ATGACCGCACGCTCCATTTGTCGTACCACCGCCGGTAAGTCCGCGAAGTCCCGGATGGCCACGGTCGGCGCGATCGCGGTCGCCGGCGCGCTGCTGCTGACCGGCTGCGGTGACCAGACCGACTCCGCGAACGAGGGCGGCGGCAAGAAGAACAACGCCCCGCTCTTCGACAAGTTGCCGAAGAAGATCCAGAACAAGGGCGTCATCAAGGTCGGCACGGACGCCCAGTACGCCCCGATGGAGTTCGAGGAGGGCGGCAAGATCGTCGGTATCGACCCCGATCTCGCCGCCGCCCTCGGCAAGGAGCTCGGCGTCGAGTTCACGTTCACCTCCGGCACCTTCGACGGACTGGTCACCTCGCTGAACTCGGGCCGCCAGGACGTCGTCATGTCCGCCATGTCCGACACCAAGAAGCGTCAGCAGGGTCTCGACGACAAGGGAAAGAAGGTCGGCACGGGCGTCGACTTCGTCGACTACTTCATGTCGGGCGTCTCGCTCCTCGTGAAGAAGGGCAACCCCGAGGGCATCGAGTCCATGGACGACCTGTGCGGCGAGAAGGTCGCCGTGCAGCGGGGCACGATCTACGAGGACACGTTCAAGGCGCAGTCCACGAAGTGCAAGAAGGACGGCAAGAAGGCCATCGACATCGGCGCGTTCGAAAACGACGCCGAGGCCCAGACCCGCGTCAAGTCCGGCGGTGCGGTCGCCGACCTGAACGACTCTCCCGTCTCCCAACACATCGCCAAGACGGCCGGCGGCGGCAAGGAGTTCGAGGTCACGGGCGGCATCACGGACGCGGGCCCGTTCGGCATCGCCGTCAGCAAGAAGAACCCGGAGCTCCGTGACGCCCTCAAGGCGGCGCTCGACGCGATCATCAAGAACGGCGAGTACGAGAAGGTCCTGGCCAAGTGGCAGGTCAAGGACAGCGCCGTCAAGAAGGCCACCGTCAATGCCGGCAAGTGA
- a CDS encoding amino acid ABC transporter permease, producing MTDKFDKAADDTVGKTADDKTVEDTPPKAAPATTVVDKAPRPEAIRAIPVRHYGRWVSGVIVVALLAMLIYAFSQGDVKWDTVGDMLFDDRIVEGAGNTLLISVLSMIIGLVLGLVFAVMRMSKNPVTSGVAWLYIWFFRGTPVYVQLLLWFNLALIFPVLNIPFIYKDEMTDVMTPFVVALLGLGLNEGAYMAEIVRAGIQSVDHGQTEAAHALGMTSTKTTRRIVLPQAMRVILPPTGNEFINLLKTSSLVTVVTYVDLLRSATVIGSTSFAVMEMLFVASVWYLALTSVFSVGQFYLERRYAKGALRQLPDTPWQKVKANMLSLGRPQGGAA from the coding sequence GTGACTGACAAGTTCGACAAGGCGGCCGACGACACCGTCGGCAAGACGGCCGACGACAAGACGGTGGAAGACACTCCGCCGAAGGCGGCACCGGCCACCACGGTCGTCGACAAAGCACCCCGGCCCGAGGCCATTCGCGCCATCCCCGTCCGCCACTACGGCCGCTGGGTCAGCGGCGTCATCGTGGTCGCTCTCCTCGCCATGCTGATTTACGCGTTCTCGCAGGGCGACGTGAAGTGGGACACCGTCGGAGACATGCTCTTCGACGACCGCATCGTGGAGGGTGCGGGCAACACGCTGCTGATCAGCGTCCTTTCGATGATCATCGGCCTGGTCCTCGGCCTCGTCTTCGCCGTCATGCGGATGTCGAAGAACCCGGTGACGAGCGGCGTCGCCTGGCTCTACATCTGGTTCTTCCGCGGCACGCCCGTCTACGTGCAGCTGCTGCTCTGGTTCAACCTGGCGCTGATCTTCCCCGTCCTCAACATCCCGTTCATCTACAAGGACGAGATGACGGACGTCATGACGCCGTTCGTGGTCGCCCTGCTGGGACTCGGCCTCAACGAGGGCGCGTACATGGCGGAGATCGTCCGGGCCGGCATCCAGTCCGTCGACCACGGGCAGACCGAGGCGGCCCACGCGCTGGGCATGACCAGCACGAAGACCACCCGCAGGATCGTGCTGCCGCAGGCCATGCGCGTGATCCTCCCGCCGACCGGCAACGAGTTCATCAACCTGCTGAAGACGTCCTCGCTGGTCACGGTGGTCACCTACGTGGATCTGCTGCGGTCGGCGACGGTGATCGGCTCCACGTCGTTCGCGGTCATGGAGATGCTCTTCGTCGCATCGGTCTGGTACCTCGCGCTGACGAGCGTGTTCAGCGTCGGCCAGTTCTACCTCGAACGTCGTTACGCGAAGGGGGCGTTGCGTCAGCTTCCTGACACCCCCTGGCAGAAGGTGAAGGCGAACATGCTGTCTCTGGGCCGCCCGCAGGGAGGCGCGGCATGA
- a CDS encoding helix-turn-helix transcriptional regulator, with the protein MPPVFAHGRLRLYLLKLLDEAPRHGYEVIRLLEERFHGLYAPSAGTVYPRLAKLEAEGLVTHTTEGGRKVYAITDAGRAELAGRSGELADLELEIRESVAELAAEIRDGVQGAAGDLRREMRAAAKEALSPDGAESWQQTKEEFKRAKQGWKEQARRAKDESRRAREEAQRARSQAKDAQDRAHAQARLAQAEAQRIVRHVQEQVQDHFTRGDWPTGVREGLTELAKEFGDFGTRLGKDFGKGFGTRTDPGATPGASTTGASTTRNEPTFSVAREDLPVEYAPDWAKEDTTGDPGRDLDRLLDRFRDDIRDAARDHGVTESQLREARRHLSQAAAHIGAALRAPAAEEAAEEAAES; encoded by the coding sequence ATGCCCCCCGTGTTCGCCCACGGCCGCCTGCGCCTGTACCTGCTCAAGCTGCTCGACGAGGCCCCCCGCCATGGCTACGAGGTGATAAGGCTCCTGGAGGAGCGGTTCCACGGGCTGTACGCGCCGTCCGCCGGCACCGTCTACCCCCGCCTCGCGAAGCTGGAGGCCGAGGGTCTCGTCACGCACACCACCGAGGGCGGCCGCAAGGTCTACGCCATCACGGACGCGGGCCGCGCCGAACTGGCCGGCCGCAGCGGTGAGCTGGCCGACCTGGAGCTGGAGATCCGCGAGTCGGTCGCCGAGCTCGCCGCCGAGATCCGCGACGGGGTGCAGGGCGCCGCGGGCGACCTGCGCCGCGAGATGCGGGCCGCCGCCAAGGAGGCGCTCAGCCCCGACGGTGCGGAGAGCTGGCAGCAGACCAAGGAAGAGTTCAAGCGCGCCAAGCAGGGCTGGAAGGAGCAGGCTCGGCGCGCGAAGGACGAGAGCCGCCGCGCCCGCGAAGAGGCGCAGCGTGCCCGCAGCCAGGCGAAGGACGCACAGGACCGGGCCCACGCCCAGGCGCGGCTGGCTCAGGCGGAGGCGCAGCGTATCGTCCGGCACGTGCAGGAGCAGGTGCAGGACCACTTCACGCGGGGTGACTGGCCGACGGGCGTACGGGAAGGCCTGACCGAACTGGCGAAGGAGTTCGGCGACTTCGGGACGCGGCTCGGCAAGGACTTCGGCAAGGGCTTCGGCACCCGCACCGACCCCGGCGCCACCCCCGGGGCCTCCACCACCGGGGCCTCCACCACCCGCAACGAGCCCACGTTCAGCGTCGCCCGCGAGGACCTCCCCGTGGAGTACGCGCCCGACTGGGCCAAGGAGGACACCACCGGCGACCCCGGCCGCGACCTCGACCGGCTCCTCGACCGCTTCCGCGACGACATCCGCGACGCGGCCCGCGACCACGGCGTGACGGAGTCCCAGCTCCGGGAGGCGCGCCGCCACCTGTCGCAGGCGGCGGCACACATCGGCGCGGCACTCCGCGCTCCGGCCGCGGAGGAGGCGGCGGAGGAGGCGGCGGAGAGCTGA
- a CDS encoding amino acid ABC transporter ATP-binding protein: MNAMVKAEAVHKSFGHVDVLKGIDLEVAPREVFCLIGPSGSGKSTFLRCINHLEQINAGRLYVDGQLVGYRQKGDKLYELKDSEVALQRRDIGMVFQRFNLFPHMTALENVMEAPVQVKKESKATARARAERLLDRVGLSDKAGNYPSQLSGGQQQRVAIARALAMEPKLMLFDEPTSALDPELVGEVLEVMGDLAESGMTMIVVTHEMGFAREVGDNLVFMDDGVVVESGHPRDVLTNPQHERTKGFLSKVL, from the coding sequence ATGAACGCCATGGTGAAGGCCGAGGCCGTCCACAAGTCGTTCGGTCACGTCGACGTCCTCAAGGGCATCGACCTGGAGGTCGCCCCCCGTGAGGTGTTCTGCCTCATCGGCCCCTCCGGCTCCGGGAAGTCGACCTTCCTGCGCTGCATCAACCACCTGGAGCAGATCAACGCCGGACGGCTCTACGTCGACGGCCAGCTGGTCGGCTACCGGCAGAAGGGCGACAAGCTCTACGAGCTGAAGGACAGCGAGGTAGCCCTGCAGCGCCGGGACATCGGCATGGTCTTCCAGCGCTTCAACCTGTTCCCGCACATGACGGCCCTGGAGAACGTCATGGAGGCGCCGGTCCAGGTGAAGAAGGAGTCCAAGGCGACCGCGCGAGCGCGCGCCGAGCGGCTTCTCGACCGGGTCGGCCTCAGCGACAAGGCGGGCAACTACCCGTCGCAGCTCTCCGGCGGCCAGCAGCAGCGGGTGGCGATCGCCCGGGCCCTGGCCATGGAGCCGAAACTGATGCTCTTCGACGAGCCGACGTCGGCGCTCGACCCCGAGCTGGTCGGCGAGGTCCTCGAGGTGATGGGCGACCTGGCGGAGTCCGGCATGACGATGATCGTCGTCACGCACGAGATGGGCTTCGCGCGGGAGGTCGGCGACAACCTCGTCTTCATGGACGACGGCGTGGTCGTCGAGTCCGGTCACCCCAGGGACGTACTCACGAATCCCCAGCACGAGCGCACCAAGGGATTCCTGTCCAAGGTTCTCTGA
- a CDS encoding DUF4097 family beta strand repeat-containing protein, with protein sequence MSEWSVAEPVKLTFDAPVTALHVRVVNGTVNVVGTDEGAARLEVTEIEGPPLRVTHEDGTLTVAYEDLPWKGFLKWLDRKGWRRSAVVSLAVPAATRVEVGVVGAGAVVSGMEGRAEVKGVTGDTTLLGLAGPVRADTVSGNVEAQGVTGDLRFNSVSGGLTVVEAAGPSVRADSVSGSMIVDLDPAGTPTDVALTSVSGEIAIRLPHPADAEVEVDTASGSVSNAFEDLRVGGQWGAKRITGRLGAGRGRLRATTVSGSIALLRRPQMEEDPYDAENDENHGPTNGAADGPTGGPNDKKVL encoded by the coding sequence ATGTCGGAGTGGTCCGTCGCCGAGCCCGTGAAGCTCACGTTCGACGCCCCCGTGACCGCACTCCACGTCCGCGTCGTCAACGGGACGGTGAACGTGGTGGGCACGGACGAGGGTGCTGCCCGTCTGGAGGTCACCGAGATAGAGGGGCCACCACTCCGGGTGACCCATGAGGACGGCACGCTGACGGTTGCCTACGAGGACCTGCCCTGGAAGGGCTTCCTCAAGTGGCTCGACCGCAAGGGCTGGCGCCGCAGCGCGGTCGTCTCCCTCGCCGTGCCCGCCGCCACCCGCGTCGAGGTGGGCGTGGTCGGCGCGGGCGCCGTGGTCTCCGGCATGGAGGGCCGCGCCGAGGTCAAGGGCGTCACCGGCGACACGACGCTGCTCGGCCTCGCGGGCCCGGTCCGCGCGGACACCGTCTCCGGCAACGTCGAGGCGCAGGGCGTGACCGGCGACCTCCGCTTCAACTCCGTGTCCGGCGGCCTCACGGTCGTCGAGGCGGCGGGCCCCTCCGTCCGTGCCGACTCCGTGAGCGGCTCGATGATCGTCGACCTCGATCCGGCGGGCACCCCGACCGACGTCGCCCTGACGAGCGTCTCCGGCGAGATAGCCATCCGGCTCCCCCACCCCGCGGACGCGGAGGTCGAGGTCGACACGGCGAGCGGATCCGTGTCGAACGCCTTCGAGGACCTGCGGGTCGGCGGCCAGTGGGGCGCCAAGCGCATCACGGGACGGCTCGGCGCGGGGCGGGGACGGCTCAGGGCGACGACGGTCTCCGGATCCATCGCGCTCCTGCGCAGGCCACAGATGGAGGAAGATCCGTACGACGCCGAGAACGACGAGAACCACGGCCCGACCAACGGCGCCGCCGATGGACCCACCGGCGGCCCGAACGACAAGAAGGTGCTCTGA
- a CDS encoding NADP-dependent malic enzyme, whose translation MAAEIVNPRSDSSTGHEGADEPFDPAFALHRGGKMAVQATVPVRDKDDLSLAYTPGVAKVCSAIAERPELVHDYTWKSNVVAVVTDGTAVLGLGDIGAEASLPVMEGKAILFKQFGGVDAVPIALATTDADEIVETVVRLAPSFGGVNLEDISAPRCFEIERKLQERLDIPVFHDDQHGTAVVTLAALRNAAKLTGRTLGDLRAVISGSGAAGVAIAKFLLAAGLGDVAVADRKGIVSRDREDLTPVKRELAELTNKAGISGSLETALKGADVFIGVSGGTVPEPAVASMAPNAFVFAMANPNPEVHPDVAHKYAAVVATGRSDYPNQINNVLAFPGIFAGALQVRASRITEGMKIAAADALADVVGDELSAEYVIPSPFDERVAPAVTAAVAAAARAEGVARS comes from the coding sequence GTGGCAGCGGAGATCGTCAATCCTCGCAGCGACAGCAGTACGGGTCACGAGGGCGCAGACGAGCCCTTCGATCCGGCGTTTGCGCTGCACCGCGGCGGCAAGATGGCCGTGCAGGCCACCGTGCCGGTCCGCGACAAGGACGACCTGTCCCTGGCGTACACGCCCGGCGTCGCGAAAGTGTGCAGCGCGATCGCCGAGCGGCCGGAGCTCGTCCACGACTACACGTGGAAATCCAATGTCGTCGCCGTGGTGACCGACGGGACCGCCGTGCTCGGTCTCGGCGACATCGGCGCCGAGGCCTCCCTCCCCGTGATGGAGGGCAAGGCCATCCTGTTCAAGCAGTTCGGCGGCGTGGACGCGGTGCCGATCGCGCTCGCGACGACGGACGCCGACGAGATCGTCGAGACCGTGGTGCGGCTCGCCCCGTCCTTCGGCGGCGTCAACCTGGAGGACATCTCGGCGCCGCGGTGCTTCGAGATCGAGCGCAAGCTCCAGGAGCGGCTCGACATCCCCGTCTTCCACGACGACCAGCACGGCACGGCCGTCGTGACGCTGGCGGCGCTGCGCAACGCGGCGAAGCTGACCGGTCGCACCCTCGGCGACCTGCGGGCCGTCATCTCCGGTTCCGGTGCGGCCGGTGTCGCCATCGCCAAGTTCCTCCTGGCGGCGGGGCTCGGCGACGTGGCGGTCGCGGACCGCAAGGGCATCGTGAGCCGCGACCGGGAGGACCTCACCCCGGTCAAGCGTGAGCTCGCCGAGCTGACGAACAAGGCCGGGATCAGCGGCTCGCTGGAGACGGCCCTGAAGGGCGCCGACGTTTTCATCGGCGTCTCCGGCGGCACCGTGCCGGAGCCGGCCGTCGCGTCGATGGCGCCGAACGCGTTCGTGTTCGCCATGGCCAACCCGAACCCCGAGGTCCACCCGGACGTCGCGCACAAGTACGCGGCCGTGGTGGCGACCGGCCGCTCGGACTACCCGAATCAGATCAACAACGTGCTGGCCTTCCCCGGCATCTTCGCGGGCGCGCTCCAGGTGCGGGCCTCCCGCATCACCGAGGGCATGAAGATCGCCGCGGCGGACGCCCTCGCGGACGTCGTCGGCGACGAGCTCTCCGCGGAGTACGTGATCCCGTCGCCGTTCGACGAGCGCGTCGCCCCGGCCGTGACCGCGGCGGTCGCCGCCGCGGCCCGCGCGGAGGGCGTCGCCCGCAGCTGA
- a CDS encoding DUF6104 family protein yields the protein MYFTDRGIEELEKRRGEEEVTFEWLAEQLRTFVDLNPDFEVPVERLATWLARLDDEDEDE from the coding sequence TTGTACTTCACCGACCGTGGCATCGAGGAGCTGGAGAAGCGGCGCGGCGAGGAAGAGGTCACCTTCGAGTGGCTCGCCGAGCAGCTCCGCACGTTCGTGGACCTCAACCCGGACTTCGAGGTCCCGGTCGAGCGCCTGGCCACGTGGCTGGCGCGGCTGGACGACGAGGACGAGGACGAATAG
- a CDS encoding zinc-binding dehydrogenase: MFAAYAARIDRDQPLNGLELGERPAPEARPGWSTVNVKAASLNHHDLWSLRGVGLAEDKLPMILGCDAAGIDEDGNEVVLHSVIGQSGHGVGPREGRSILTEKYQGTFAERVAVPTWNVLPKPKELSFAEAACLPTAWLTAYRMLFTNAGVRPGDSVLVQGAGGGVATAAIVLGKAAGLRVFATSRDEAKRKRALELGAVEAVEAGARLPQRVDAVIETVGAATWSHSVKSLKPGGSLVISGATSGDRPSHAELTRIFFLELKIVGSTMGTKDELEDLLAFCATTGVRPVVDEILPLDRAREGFQRLESGEQFGKIVLEV; the protein is encoded by the coding sequence ATGTTCGCTGCCTACGCTGCCCGTATCGACCGTGACCAGCCGCTCAATGGCCTCGAGTTGGGGGAGCGGCCCGCCCCCGAGGCGCGCCCCGGCTGGTCGACCGTGAACGTCAAGGCCGCCTCCCTCAACCACCACGACCTGTGGTCGCTGCGCGGCGTCGGCCTCGCCGAGGACAAGCTGCCCATGATCCTTGGCTGCGACGCCGCGGGGATCGACGAGGACGGGAACGAGGTGGTGCTCCACTCCGTCATCGGCCAGTCGGGGCACGGCGTCGGGCCGCGCGAGGGCCGCTCCATCCTCACCGAGAAGTACCAGGGCACCTTCGCCGAGCGCGTGGCCGTCCCCACCTGGAACGTGCTGCCCAAGCCGAAGGAGCTCTCCTTCGCGGAGGCGGCCTGCCTGCCGACCGCGTGGCTGACCGCCTACCGCATGCTCTTCACCAACGCCGGTGTACGGCCCGGCGACTCGGTCCTCGTGCAGGGCGCGGGCGGCGGCGTCGCCACGGCCGCGATCGTGCTCGGCAAGGCGGCGGGCCTGCGGGTCTTCGCGACCAGCCGGGACGAGGCCAAGCGGAAGCGGGCGCTGGAACTGGGCGCGGTGGAGGCGGTGGAGGCGGGCGCGCGCCTCCCGCAGCGGGTGGACGCGGTCATCGAGACGGTGGGCGCGGCGACCTGGTCCCACTCGGTCAAGTCCCTGAAGCCGGGCGGCTCACTGGTCATCTCCGGAGCGACCAGCGGCGACCGCCCCTCGCACGCGGAGCTCACCCGCATCTTCTTCCTGGAGCTGAAGATCGTCGGCTCGACCATGGGCACCAAGGACGAGCTGGAGGACCTGCTGGCCTTCTGCGCGACCACGGGCGTGCGGCCCGTGGTCGACGAGATCCTGCCCCTGGACCGGGCCAGGGAGGGCTTCCAGCGCCTGGAGTCGGGCGAGCAGTTCGGGAAGATCGTGCTGGAGGTCTGA